TCCCGCCGAAGGCGGGAACAGGGCTCCTCCCGCGCGCCGCAAGGGCACGCTGCTACCCGCCCAGGCGGGGCTCGCCGTGGAGGCGGGCAGCGGTGATGGCTGGAGCAACTCGCGCATGGCGTCGGTGACGGTGCCACACGCGGCGCGCGCGCAGGGCCCGTCGAGCGGCATGACGGACGTGGACCCGGGGCCCGACGAGGACCACATCTCGACGGGCGCGCGGGTCTCCGCTCCGCGCAGGAGTCCGGCCCTGCTCGTGGGGGCGTTGGTGCTGGGCGTGGGGTTGGCGGTGGGCGCTGTCGCGCTGCTGGCGCCTGAACGGGCCACGAGCGTCGACGTGCGGCCGCTGCCGCCCGGCACCCGGGTGCCCGACGCCGAGTCGGTGCGTCAGGACACGCCAATCCCCCCACCGTCACGCCAGGGCGGCGCGGCGGAGGCGGCGATGGGGCAGGGCGGAAAGCCGCCGGACCCCTCCACGCTGGAGGTCGTCGCGAAGGTCGAGCCGGCACCGAAGGTCGAGCCGGCACCGAATGCCGAGCCGGCACCGAATGCCGAGTCCACGCCGAAGGTCGAAGCGGCACCGAAGGTCGAGTCGACGCCGAAGGTCGAGCCCGCGCCCGACGATGCCCCGGCTCCCGCCGAGACACCCCGCGTGGTGAAGGGGGCGACCACGGATGTGCCCGCCACGAAGCCCGTGAGGCCTCGTGCCACGCGCACGGTGGCGAAGGGCTTCCTGGACATCCGCGTCCGCCCCTATGCCGAGGTGACCATCGACGGCGCCTCCCACGGGCAGACGCCGCTCGGGCCCGTCGAGCTGTCGGAGGGGCGGCACACGTTGCGGCTCGTCAACCACGACCTCGGCAAGACCGTCACGAAGTCCGTCGACATCAAGGCGGGGAAGACCACTCCCATCCGCCACAACTTCATGGAGGAGTAGCGCGCGCCCGGCGGCGGGCCGGCGCGTCTTCTCCGTGGGCGGCGAGCACCTCGCGCGCCAGCTCGACGAGCCGGGACCGTAGCGCCAGGGGCGCCACCACCTCGACGCCGCGCCCCGCCTCCAGGACCTGGGCGAGCGCGATGGACTGTCGCTCGAAGTCCACGGTGACGGTGCGCTGTCCATCCCTCGCCTTCGTGCCCGCGTCGAACCTCGGCGCGTCGGCGCCCGGGCGCATGCGGCGCAGCGTCGCCTCCGCCTCCTCCGTCAGGCGCAGCGTCACCTCGTAGCTCGCGCGCTGCTCGGCGAAGCGCGCGCACCAGTCCTTCCAGAAGGCCAGCAGGTCGAACCGGGCGGGGCGCTCGAAGGTCTCCGGACGCAACCGCGCCGCCTCGATGCGCGCTCCCCGGTACACGCGTGGCCCCGCGTCCGTGCCCGCCACCAGGTACCAGCGCTCGGCCTTCAACACGAGCGCGTAGGGGTCCACGACGCGCCGGCCCCGCTTGCCGTCGAAGTCGCGGTACGTCAGCGAGACGCGCTGGTTCTGCCACGTCGCGTCCCGCAGCGCGCCCAGGTGGGGCACGTCCTCCTTCTCCGCGAAGAACGATGACGCGTCCACGTGCAGCCGCTGGCGCGCGTACTCCAGCGCGGGTTGTTGCAGCGCGGGCAGCGCGGCGGCGAGCTTCACCAGGCCGCTGCGCAGGGGGCCGGACAACCCCAGCGCGCCCAGGCCCCCGGGCGCTCCGCCCATGGCCGCCAGCGCGTGCAGCTCCGCGCGCGTCAGCCCCGTGAGCTGCGTGCGCCAGCCGTCGACGAGCGCCACGCCTCCCGTCGAGCCGCGCGTCGCATAGACGGGCACGCCCGAGCGCGACAGCGCGTCGAGGTCCCGGTGGATGGTCCGCTCGGAGACCTGGAGCTCGCGCGCCAGCTCGCCCGCGGTCCTCCTGGGACGGGTCTGCAGCATCATCATCAGGCTGACGAGTCGGTCCGCGCGCATCGGGCCTCGCACTGTAGCCGGCGAATCATGACAGAGGATGTCATGATTGCCCGCCTAGGGTGCCCGCCTCACCAACGCGGAGGAGGTCCCCATGAATTCGAAGCCACTCGAAGGACGCATCGCCCTGGTCGCCGGCGCCACCCGGGGCGCGGGACGCGGAATCGCCACCATGCTCGGCGCGGCGGGCGCCACCGTCTACTGCACGGGCCGCAGCGTTCGAGGACGCCCCGCGTCCGGCGCCCACCGGCCGGAGGTCCTCGAGGAGACCGCCGAGCAGGTCACCGCGCTCGGCGGGCGGGGCATCGCCCTGCGCGTGGACCACACGGTGGAGGAGGAGGTCGCGGCCCTGTGCGAGCGCATCCAGAAGGAGGAGGGGCGCATCGACGTGCTCGTCAACGACATCTGGGGCTGCGACGCCATCTCCGAGTTCGGCGTGCCGTTCTGGAAGCAGTCGCCCGCCCTGGCCCGCACCATGTTCGAGCGCGCCGTCCTCACCCACCTCATCACCAGCCGCCACGCGGTGCCCGTCATGCTCCCGCAGGAGCGCGGCCTCATCGTCGAAATCACGGACGGAGACTCGTTCGGCTACCGCGGCAGCCTCGCGTACGACCTGGTGAAGATGGCCGTCATCCGGATGGCCTTCTCCATGTCGCGCGAGCTGCGTCGCACCCACCTCACCGCGCTCGCGGTGACGCCGGGCTTCCTGCGCTCCGAGGAGATGCTCGACAACTTCGGCGTGACCGAGGCCACCTGGCGCGACGCCGTGGCGAAGGAGCCGGACTTCATCGCCTCGGAGACACCCGCGTACGTGGGTCGCGCCGTGGCCGCGCTCGCCGCCGACCCCCACGTCGCCACCAAGGCCGGCCGCGTCCACAGCTCCTGGGGACTGGCGCGCGAGTACGGCTTCACCGACCTGGACGGCACCCAGCCGAACTGGGCCGAACACTTCGAGCGTGTCTACCAGAAGCCCTACCGCGTGGCCGATGCCGCGGCCTACGCGTCCTGGCTCGAGGGCCCCATCGAGATCGTCCGCCCTCAGTGGCCCATCTACTGAGCCGCGTCCGGCCCCGGGGATTCGGGGTCTGCATACCTTGACCTACATGGTGCTGGGACCCGGGACCACTCATGCGTTCCGGGCGACCAGCCAGGGTGGTGGAGTGACGGTTGAGCCACGCTGGCGTGGACGCGACGCGGCGTCGCCGGTAGGGTGCGCGGCTCGAATGGAACGCCCCCTAGTGGTTTCCGCCCTCGAAAATCAGGTCAAGGCCCGGCCGTTGCCGCGCCACGTGGGCATCATCATGGATGGCAACGGCCGGTGGGCGGAGTCGCGGGGGTTGGACCGGCTCGAGGGCCACCGCGAGGGGAGCTCCAGCGTGCGGGAGGTGACCCGCACCGCCCGTCGCCTGGGCATCCAGGCCCTCACGTTGTACGCCTTCTCCTCCCAGAACTGGGCCCGCCCGGCCGAGGAGGTCGCCGGGCTGATGGACCTGCTGCGGGAGTACCTGGAGGGGGAGCGCGCGGAGATTCTCGACAACGGCATTCGCCTCAACGCGGTGGGGGACGTCGACCGGCTGCCCCGCTACGTGCGCGACCCGTTGGACAGGCTGATCGCCGACTCCGCCCACAACACGGGCATGGTGCTGTCGCTGGCGCTCTCCTACGGGGGGCGGGAGGAGATCCTCCAGGCCGCCCGGCGCATGGCGGAGGCCATCTCCCGGGGTGACCTGGCGCCGGGGCGGCTGGAGGAGTCCGACTTCGAGTCCTTCCTCTGGACGCACGGGCTGCCGCCGCTGGACCTGGTGGTCCGCACCAGCGGCGAGCTGCGCATCTCCAACTTCCTGCTCTGGCAGCTGGCGTACGCGGAGCTGTGCTTCACGGACGCGCTCTGGCCGGACTTCCGCACCGAGGAGTTCCTCCGCTGCGTGGCGCAGTACCAGCAGCGCGAGCGGCGCTTCGGTCTCACTTCCGCCCAGGTCAAGCGGGAGGACCCCCCTCAACAGGCCAAGGCGTGAACGACAAGAACCGAAACCTCGTCGTGCGCATCGTGACGGCGGTGACGCTCCTGCCGCTCGTGTTGCTGCTGCTGTTCCTGGGTGGCGTGTGGAGCGCGGGCCTCTTGGGGTTCGCCGCCGCGGCGTGCGTGGGGGAGTACTACCTCATCGTCCAGAAGCGGCTGACGGCGGCCTCCTGGGTGGGCATGGCCTTCGCGGCGGTGATGCCGTTCCTGCCGCTCAAGAACGCCGCGGGCACGGGCGAGACGGCCTTCTGGCTCACCGTCGTCTTCGCGTTCTTCGCGTGGATCTACCACCTGTTCAAGGGGCCGCTGGCGGAGGCCCCCACGCGCACGGCGCACCTGGTCAACGGCTTCCTCTATGGCGCGGTGGGGCTGACGGCCCTGTCCGCGCTGCGTCTGTTCCCCGGAACCGGGCTGGCGTGGGTCATCTGCGCGCTGACCATCACCTGGGCCAACGACACCGCGGCCTACTTCTTCGGCCGCTTCCTGGGCAGGCACAAGCTCTACCCGGAGGTGAGCCCGAACAAGACGTGGGAGGGCTTCTTCGGAGGCATGCTGGGGTCGGTGGGCGGCATGTTCATCGCCCGGGGCTTCTTCTTCCCCGTCTTCACGGTGTGGGACTGTGTGCTGCTGGGCCTGGCTGGCGGGGTGCTCGGCCCCATCGGGGACCTGTGCGAGTCCATGCTCAAGCGCGCGTACGGCGTGAAGGACTCCGGGTTCCTCATCCCCGGCCACGGCGGGGTGCTGGACCGCATCGACGCGCTCCTGTTCAACGCGCCGCTGGTGTTCGTCTACGTGCAGTTCGTGCGAGGGCTGTTGCCGTAGAACCGTGCGATTTCGCTCGCCCGGACGCCCGCCAGGCCCAGATGTGCGTTGTCCGCCCCCTGGGCCACGATTACTCTTGCCCCCATGTTTTCACTCCAGGGCATCGGGGCGTTCTTGCTGTTGTTGGGGGTGCTCGTCACCGTCCATGAGCTGGGCCACTTCCTCGTGGCCAAGGCCTGTGGAGTGAAGGTCCTGAAGTTCTCCATCGGCTTCGGACCGAAGCTGGTGGGGTTCACCAAGGGCGAAACCGAGTACCAGATTGCCCTGCTCCCGCTGGGCGGCTACGTGAAGATGGCGGGGGACCTCCCGCACGAGGAGCTGGACCCGAAGGAGGCCAGCCGGGGGTTCCTCGCCCAGCCGCCGTGGAAGCGGGGTCTCATCGTCCTGGCGGGGCCGGCCTTCAACTTCATCTTCCCCGTCCTCGTCTACTTCTTCGTCTTCATCAGCCCCCACCAGACGACGTCGACGCTGGTCAGTTCGTTGGATCCGGGCATGCCCGCGGCGCTCGGGGGCGTGCAGCCGGGTGACCGGGTGAAGTCGGTGGACGGCGTGCCGGTGCGCTCGTTCGAGGACATGCGGGACGCGTTCGAGGGGCGCTTCGAGCGGCCCATCCCGCTGGTCGTGGAGCGCGACGGCAAGACGCTGACGCTGACGGTGACGCCGCGCAAGACGGTGGAGACGTCCATCATCGACACCGTGGAGCGGGGGATGATCGGCGTGTATCCGGCCCCCTTCCCGCCGACGGTGGGCGTGCCCCCGGGCTCCCCCGCCCAGGCGGCCGGGCTGCGCACGTTCGACCGCGTCCTGTCCATCAACGGCGTGAACGTCGCGGACGAGGTCGCGCTCTACCGCGAGCTGAACCACCTGCCGGAGGGCGCGCCGTTGAAGCTGGTGGTGCGCCGCATGGTGCCGGTGGACGCCGGCGCGGTGACGGGCGCGATGCCGGAGCTGGTGGAGGTGTCCATGGCGCGGCAGCCGGGCACGGGCCTGGCGGCGCTGGGCGCGGAGTCCTCCAACCTGTACATCGGCACCGTCTACCCGGGCAGCGCGGCGGCCAAGGCCGGTCTCCAGCCGGGTGACCGCATCCTCTCCCTCAACGGCGAGAAGCTGGAGTCGTTCTCCTCCCTCCAGGCGAAGCTGAGCACCCTGCGCGAGGAGCCCTTCACGCTGTCGTGGCGGGGCGCGGACGGCGTGGAGAAGACGGAGCAGCTCACCCAGGCGCGCGTCGAATTCGAGGACGTGATGGGCAACAAGTCCTCGCCGCTCATCCTGGGCGCGGCGCGCTACCTGCCGCCCTCGGCCGACCGCGGCTTCGAGGACAAGGTCTCCATCCAGTACTCGCCCGGCGAGGCGCTGCGCCGCGCGGCCCTGCGCGTGCCCCAGCTCATCGGCCAGACGGTGAAGTCGCTGGGCGGCCTGTTCGTGGGCACCGTGCCGTTGGACCAGCTCGGCGGGCCGGTGATGATGGCCCAGCTGGCGGCGCGCACCGCGGCCATGGGCTCGGACGCGTTCCTCGACCTGATGGGGGCCATCTCCATCAACCTGGGCGTGGTCAACCTCTTGCCCATCCCCATCCTGGACGGCTTCGCGCTCCTGGCCGCCGTCTGGGAGGGCATCCGCCGGCGCCCCATCCCCATGCGGGTGCGAGAGGTGGCGAACATGGTGGGCCTGGCGCTGCTGTTCCTCTTGATGCTGCTCGTCTTCAAGAACGACCTGACCCGCTGAAGGGGCCCCATGCGCGCGAGCACCGCCGTCCTCCTCCTCGGCCTGGGACTGACGACCGCCTGCGCCTCGCGCGCCGTGAAGCCGGACCCGGTGGAGGCGCCGCCCCCGCCGTCCGACTCGCCCAAGGTGACGCGGCGCGGGCAGATGCCGCGCACCTACGTGGGGGAGGGGCTGGCCTCGTTCTATGGCCCGGGGCTGCATGGCCGGCCCACGGCCAGCGGCGAGCGCTTCGACCAGAACGCCCTCACCGCGGCGCACCGCAAGGAGCGCTTCGGTGCGTGCCTCCGCGTGGTGAACATGGAGAACGGCCGCTCGGTGGAGGTCCGGGTGAACGACCGGGGGCCCTTCGTGGAGGGGCGCATCATCGACGTGTCGCGCGCGGCGGCCACGAAGCTGGGGATGGTGGACAAGGGCGTGGTGCGCGTGCGGCTGTACCGCTGCCGCGCCACCGTGTCGGAGATTCCCCAAGCAATGTGGGCCGCGCCGGTGTAGTGAGCCGCCCATGTTCCTCGCGCTGGACACCTCCACCCTGACGTTGTCGCTCGCCCTGGTGGAGCGCGGGCCGGACGGCGCCGTGCGCGTGGTGGAGCACGTCGTGGTGGGGCCCCCCGCGAAGCAGAGCGAGGTGCTGCCCGGCGTCGTGGGCGAGCTGCTCTCGCGCCACGGTGTGACGCTGTCCCGGTTGGAGGGGCTCGCGGTGGGGCTGGGGCCGGGCTCGTTCACGGGGCTGCGCATCGGCCTGGCCACGGTGAAGTCGCTGGCGTACGCGGCGAACCTGAAGGTGGCTGGCGCCTCGTCGCTGGCCGCGGTGGCGCTGGAGGGCC
This sequence is a window from Myxococcus stipitatus. Protein-coding genes within it:
- a CDS encoding helix-turn-helix transcriptional regulator — translated: MRADRLVSLMMMLQTRPRRTAGELARELQVSERTIHRDLDALSRSGVPVYATRGSTGGVALVDGWRTQLTGLTRAELHALAAMGGAPGGLGALGLSGPLRSGLVKLAAALPALQQPALEYARQRLHVDASSFFAEKEDVPHLGALRDATWQNQRVSLTYRDFDGKRGRRVVDPYALVLKAERWYLVAGTDAGPRVYRGARIEAARLRPETFERPARFDLLAFWKDWCARFAEQRASYEVTLRLTEEAEATLRRMRPGADAPRFDAGTKARDGQRTVTVDFERQSIALAQVLEAGRGVEVVAPLALRSRLVELAREVLAAHGEDAPARRRARATPP
- a CDS encoding SDR family oxidoreductase; amino-acid sequence: MNSKPLEGRIALVAGATRGAGRGIATMLGAAGATVYCTGRSVRGRPASGAHRPEVLEETAEQVTALGGRGIALRVDHTVEEEVAALCERIQKEEGRIDVLVNDIWGCDAISEFGVPFWKQSPALARTMFERAVLTHLITSRHAVPVMLPQERGLIVEITDGDSFGYRGSLAYDLVKMAVIRMAFSMSRELRRTHLTALAVTPGFLRSEEMLDNFGVTEATWRDAVAKEPDFIASETPAYVGRAVAALAADPHVATKAGRVHSSWGLAREYGFTDLDGTQPNWAEHFERVYQKPYRVADAAAYASWLEGPIEIVRPQWPIY
- a CDS encoding isoprenyl transferase, with protein sequence MERPLVVSALENQVKARPLPRHVGIIMDGNGRWAESRGLDRLEGHREGSSSVREVTRTARRLGIQALTLYAFSSQNWARPAEEVAGLMDLLREYLEGERAEILDNGIRLNAVGDVDRLPRYVRDPLDRLIADSAHNTGMVLSLALSYGGREEILQAARRMAEAISRGDLAPGRLEESDFESFLWTHGLPPLDLVVRTSGELRISNFLLWQLAYAELCFTDALWPDFRTEEFLRCVAQYQQRERRFGLTSAQVKREDPPQQAKA
- a CDS encoding phosphatidate cytidylyltransferase, coding for MNDKNRNLVVRIVTAVTLLPLVLLLLFLGGVWSAGLLGFAAAACVGEYYLIVQKRLTAASWVGMAFAAVMPFLPLKNAAGTGETAFWLTVVFAFFAWIYHLFKGPLAEAPTRTAHLVNGFLYGAVGLTALSALRLFPGTGLAWVICALTITWANDTAAYFFGRFLGRHKLYPEVSPNKTWEGFFGGMLGSVGGMFIARGFFFPVFTVWDCVLLGLAGGVLGPIGDLCESMLKRAYGVKDSGFLIPGHGGVLDRIDALLFNAPLVFVYVQFVRGLLP
- the rseP gene encoding RIP metalloprotease RseP gives rise to the protein MFSLQGIGAFLLLLGVLVTVHELGHFLVAKACGVKVLKFSIGFGPKLVGFTKGETEYQIALLPLGGYVKMAGDLPHEELDPKEASRGFLAQPPWKRGLIVLAGPAFNFIFPVLVYFFVFISPHQTTSTLVSSLDPGMPAALGGVQPGDRVKSVDGVPVRSFEDMRDAFEGRFERPIPLVVERDGKTLTLTVTPRKTVETSIIDTVERGMIGVYPAPFPPTVGVPPGSPAQAAGLRTFDRVLSINGVNVADEVALYRELNHLPEGAPLKLVVRRMVPVDAGAVTGAMPELVEVSMARQPGTGLAALGAESSNLYIGTVYPGSAAAKAGLQPGDRILSLNGEKLESFSSLQAKLSTLREEPFTLSWRGADGVEKTEQLTQARVEFEDVMGNKSSPLILGAARYLPPSADRGFEDKVSIQYSPGEALRRAALRVPQLIGQTVKSLGGLFVGTVPLDQLGGPVMMAQLAARTAAMGSDAFLDLMGAISINLGVVNLLPIPILDGFALLAAVWEGIRRRPIPMRVREVANMVGLALLFLLMLLVFKNDLTR
- a CDS encoding septal ring lytic transglycosylase RlpA family protein; amino-acid sequence: MRASTAVLLLGLGLTTACASRAVKPDPVEAPPPPSDSPKVTRRGQMPRTYVGEGLASFYGPGLHGRPTASGERFDQNALTAAHRKERFGACLRVVNMENGRSVEVRVNDRGPFVEGRIIDVSRAAATKLGMVDKGVVRVRLYRCRATVSEIPQAMWAAPV